The Bubalus bubalis isolate 160015118507 breed Murrah chromosome 18, NDDB_SH_1, whole genome shotgun sequence genome contains a region encoding:
- the LRRC29 gene encoding leucine-rich repeat-containing protein 29, with product MAESLPLEMVTYILSFLPLSDQKEASLVSRAWYCAAQIALREASVQYNIPVSSASLPAIKSLGLRGITCISLTNLDGSPASLQVLRSVTHHLGPHLQSLCLGGGSPTEASFVALILGCPALRILDLSGCNSLFTSGMLLAQPQTAQQVQQALSGLRELSLASLRDLADLSFNRLSSCAPCLERLSLAYCHLTFQLGPAWGTIGPQDSSPSQLSFRNLLRFLKERAGRLHALDLSGTGLPPEALRALGQVAGLQLQELSLHSCRDLSTEAVATLCHQQPGLTSLDLSGCSELADGAVLAVSRGLRHLRRLSLRKLQRLTDAGCSALGGLRELQSLDMAECCLVRGQELAQSLGSVCAAPPPLASLSLAYCSSLKDASVLSLIPGLGPRLRVLDLSSCVALTNQTLQAICIYLTRLSVLRLAWCKELGDWGLLGLGGPIQAPSQEPQPHEELEYRASSPKDRSPQPQGPSLLMLQALQELDLTACSKLTDASLTKVLRFPQLRQLSLSLLPALTDKALVAVAKGCPSLERLALSHCSLLSDQGWAQAASSWPRLQHLNLSSCSQLTEQTLDSIGQACRQLRMVDVAMCPGISIASVRRFQARLPEVICIQSRFVGGADLTLTL from the exons ATGGTCACATATATTCTGAGCTTCCTGCCTCTGTCAGATCAGAAAGAGGCCTCCCTCGTGAGCCGGGCTTGGTACTGTGCAGCCCAGATTGCCCTTCGGGAG GCCAGCGTGCAGTACAACATCCCCGTGTCGTCTGCCTCCCTTCCGGCCATCAAGAGCCTGGGTCTCAGGGGCATCACCTGCATCAGCCTGACCAACCTGGATGGCTCACCGGCTTCACTCCAGGTGTTGCGTTCTGTTACCCACCACTTGGGCCCGCACCTGCAGAGCTTGTGCCTTGGTGGGGGCAGCCCCACAGAGGCCTCCTTCGTGGCCCTGATCCTGGGCTGCCCGGCTCTGCGTATCCTAGACCTCAGTGGCTGCAACAGCCTCTTCACGTCAGGCATGCTGCTGGCTCAGCCCCAGACGGCGCAGCAGGTCCAGCAGGCGCTGAGCGGCCTTCGTGAGCTCAGCCTGGCTAGCCTTCGGGACCTGGCCGACCTCAGCTTCAACCGGCTCAGCAGTTGTGCCCCCTGCCTGGAGCGCCTCTCCTTGGCCTACTGCCACCTCACCTTCCAGCTAGGCCCAGCCTGGGGCACCATCGGCCCCCAGGACTCCTCCCCCTCCCAACTCTCCTTCCGCAACCTGCTGCGATTCCTGAAGGAGCGGGCCGGCAGGCTGCACGCCCTGGACCTGAGCGGCACTGGTTTGCCGCCCGAGGCCCTGCGGGCACTGGGCCAGGTGGCCGGGCTGCAGCTGCAGGAACTGAGCCTGCATAGCTGCCGGGACCTCTCCACAGAGGCTGTGGCCACCCTTTGCCACCAGCAACCAGGACTTACCTCCCTGGACCTCAGTGGCTGCTCAGAACTGGCTGATGGAGCAGTCCTGGCCGTGAGCCGGGGCCTGCGGCACCTGCGGCGCCTGAGCCTGAGGAAGCTGCAGCGACTGACAGATGCGGGATGCTCAGCCCTAGGGGGCCTGCGGGAGCTGCAGAGCCTCGACATGGCCGAGTGCTGCCTGGTGAGAGGGCAGGAACTGGCCCAGTCCCTGGGCTCGGTGTGCGCAGCTCCACCCCCACTGGCCTCCCTCAGCCTGGCCTACTGCTCCTCACTCAAG GATGCCTCGGTGCTCTCCCTGATCCCAGGGCTGGGCCCACGCCTCAGGGTGCTAGACTTGTCCTCCTGTGTGGCCCTCACCAACCAGACCCTGCAGGCCATCTGTATCTACCTCACCCGCCTCTCAGTCCTGCGCCTGGCCTGGTGCAAGGAGCTGGGTGACTGGGGGCTCCTGGGGCTGGGGGGGCCCATCCAGGCACCTTCGCAGGAGCCTCAG CCCCACGAAGAGCTGGAGTACCGGGCCTCCAGCCCCAAGGACCGCTCTCCCCAGCCACAGGGCCCCTCCCTGCTCATGCTGCAGGCCCTGCAGGAGCTGGACCTCACAGCCTGCAGCAAGCTGACTGATGCCAGTTTAACCAAG GTGCTCCGGTTCCCCCAGCTGAGGCAGCTGTCACTGAGCCTGCTGCCAGCACTCACAGACAAGGCCTTGGTGGCTGTGGCCAAGGGCTGCCCCAGCCTGGAGCGCTTGGCGCTGAGCCACTGCAGCCTCCTCAGCGACCAGGGCTGGGCGCAGGCGGCCAGCTCCTGGCCGAGGCTGCAGCACCTCAACCTGTCCAGCTGCAGTCAGCTCACGGAGCA AACTCTGGATTCCATCGGGCAGGCGTGCAGGCAGCTGCGGATGGTAGATGTGGCCATGTGTCCCGGCATCAGCATAGCCTCCGTCAGGCGCTTCCAAGCCCGACTGCCTGAGGTGATCTGCATCCAGTCCCGCTTCGTGGGAGGGGCGGACCTGACCCTAACGCTCTGA